Within the Oncorhynchus masou masou isolate Uvic2021 chromosome 1, UVic_Omas_1.1, whole genome shotgun sequence genome, the region taacccttaccctaatgttgcttatcaacagattaCTTATCAACAGATAGTATGACCATccgtagagcatctacagatggactagcCAGACTATCCAAATAAAATGTGACGCTCAATACTTCTGTATCTAGTCTCTCTTTGATTTGAGTTCTTGTATTCATTTGAGTGGGAACAAAGCGAACCGGTCTCCACATTTGAAGGTATGTCAGTTAAATTGGAATCCCTTGCAGCCTTTGCTTCAATTGACTGTCAGCCCACTGGAAGAACTTCTATCACATTAATTAAATGGTGTGTGAGAAAGCTGAGGCATCTGCACACATGTTGGCTGTGTCTTGGACAGAGAAGAATGCTTCCACATTCCAGTGTCTTAATGCGTGAGACTGAGTTATGGAACTGAAGCACAAGGCACATTAAAGAGCCTGATGCACAGCCAGGCCAGGCAGAGGAATAGAGATATGTGTAAGTCAGTCTTCCATGCTCCCAACCAGAGGAGACGATCCCATCAGATGTTCCACCCCCTCAGGCCATGGAGGCTCCTAGCAGCTAGAACAGAGAAAACGCCCACACACGTGTTGGCAATTGCGTTACTTGCCACAGGGCTTCAGTTACTCTAAATAAATGTTTTCCACATTGCCAACTTTGGGTTCCAATAATAAAGTCAGTGTCCACCCCCTACCCTCACCCTGTACCTTACCCCTGCCCTGTGATTGGTTCTCAGAACAGAGTCTATCAATTACCCATGGTTTTTGAGAAATGGTGTGTTTTTAATTACGAAACAAGTCCTGGGCCTTTTGGCTGGGCCGCTGCATATCTAAGAGCAGCTCATTGATgctccctccctcttcaccccAGCTCATACTAAATATTTGTTTGATTTCCTGAGGCAATGGACCCCATGTGTTACTGGGACtttccactttctctctcccttcctccctccctccctccctccctctctctctctctctctctctctctctctctctctctctctctctctctctctctctctctctctctctctctctctctctctctccctccctccctctctctctccctctctccctctctctccctctctctctctctctctctctcggagtgGTACAGGtagcacctccctctctcccatccagcTCACCCAAAACCCAGTCACCCTCCTCCAGCCAGCCCCAACACTGAGGTCACCTCTATTCCCAGGTTCTGCACCCAGACCTCCCCAAGAGCCAAGCCATTTTCAGCAGACTATTACTCCCCAAGCTATGACACAGTGAGCCCTGTGTGTGCGCTCACCACATTGGCAGGCCTTTCTCAACACCTGGTTTCAATAACCCCTGTGAGTGAGTGGGAAAAGATGAACCGTCCTTCAGTACAGTTTGCTTTTGTTTGGCAAATTGGAATTGAAAGACTTGAGCCAGTAAATAACAATGCTATTCTAGTTATTTAAAGGGATTTCCATGTACTGTGTTTTGGGCCTAAGAGATGTGAAATGAAAGACCTCTAGAAAACAGTGTACTTCTCCAGCTGCAGAGGCACATAGCTGGGGAGACAGGTGGTAAGGGTTCTGCTCCCCCTGGGCTCACAGTGTCCACCGCTGTCAGGAAGCAGcagaggagcggaggagaggagccaCATTCCCTTCTTGTTTTCTCTCCTTCAACTGAGGAAGAACCTGGATGTGACCCCACAAGTGCATCATCCACTTCACATGTGCGCTACCATTAGGATCTGGTGGTTCCCTCGTGGTTTGCACGACTGTCTCGTACTGCTCACATCAAACGGTCTATAAAGTTGACTAAATAGAAGATGACGAATCTCTAGTTTCTTTAGGACCACATACAGATAAACTTTCATACTCTCAAAACGAAATACTGTATATTCTTATGATTTAAAACATCTGGTTGGACAGTGGACAAAGAGCTGGCTTTGTTATAGGACATAAGACGTTCAACTAAATGACTTTGTGCATGTACATTGCGCATACCTCTCTGTTCCGGCCGGTAGACACTCCCGACGTTGACACTGGGGTTCTCCACGGCCGTGTTGGGGTTTCTACCTGGCACTGCAGGCGGAAGGAAAGGAGGCTGTGGCTGCACCTGGGGCCTACCGAACGGGGGGAACTGCTCGTACTGGGGGCTTCGTACTGGAGGCTGAGCGCCACCCATTGTCCTATCCGGGGCAACTGGCACTGTGTCGGCAGGGGCAGCAGCAGGATCCTCTCCTCCATTgtagaggctgtgtgtgtatctgcggTCCAGGCCATCTGAGATGGGTGGCTGGGCAGCCCGTGCTGGCACAGCAGGCACAGCAGGCACGGCAGGTATGGCAGGGTTGGGCCCGTAGCCATAGGACTGGTAGTAACGGTAGCCATCCTCACCATAGTCCTGCGGGGAGCGTGGAACCACAGGTGCAAGACCAGCGCCAGTTCCATACCCAACTCCAGTGTATCCTCCACCACCAGCACCGTATCCTCCACCACCAGCACCATAGCCTCCACCTGTGGCCCTCTGGAAGGGTGGCTCCGCGTAGCCCCGACCTGCTCCCTCCACCACACTGGGATCATAGGGCAGGGGGTAGGGCTGCTGAGGGAAGGGGTATTGCGGGTAAGGCTGGACAGGGACGTTATAGGAAGATGAGAAGGATGATGAGGACGACGAAGAGGACCCAGTGGATGGCCTGAAGCGGGGGTTGGTGGAGCCTGTCCCCACTGAGCCCTGGCGCCAGTTGTTGGGCACCTGTCCGAAGCCAAATGGATGTCTGGCCTGTCCTCTCACGGTCGCCGAGCCTCCCCTGGAGGGGGCCTGCCTGCGTACGTTCCCTCCTTGTGGTCTGCGGGGAATTCGGGGGCGAGAGTCAGCCACCACCACTCTGTGACTTCTCTCCTGTTCCTGTGCTCCGGCAGGGACGTACTCAGCTCCACTGTTGAGGAGACTGAACCTCCGGCCGTTGTTCTCCCACTGGATCATTTGTCTCCAGGGGGTGGCAGCGACATCCTGCCCCACAGCCTGGTCCTGGGCCTGGGCCCATCTGAAGCCCAGTAGCACACACACCAAGCTCTTCACAACAAGAGGCAGCATCATCATGACACTAAACACACCTCAACTCACCACCACACAGAGAAAACAACCAACAGCCGCTCAAAAACGACCAACCACCTGTAGCCTATGTCAACACAGCATGAATCCTCTTCTAGGGGTATGGAGCAGCATGTGGTGGGAGTGTGGAGAGGATAGCAGGAGGATATGCCAGTGGTTCTGTCCATTCGCTGCTCCTTACAGCTGGCGAGAGAGGCTGAGGATCAGTCTGTGTCCAGGAGCAGTCATATCCGGGAGGGGGAGTGGGCTCCAGAGGCCCCGCTGGTGATGCTAGTGTCTGTTAGTGCTGTGAGAGAATGCCCTGTCTTCCTGGCTGTCTAGCTGTGCTGTGACTGTCAGTTGACTGAGCATTGCTCTCACTCAGCCTTCTGGAGAGGagtgcctgcctgtgtgcctcGACCAAAGCCTTCTATTTGCTTCTCTGATTGCTTACAATGGGCTGTGAAAAAAAAGCACTCaactttgttttttttaaaggagagGTCCCACATGGCCCTAGTGCTAGAGCGGTTTCCTGGACTGACTGCAGGAGCCAGGACTCGCTCTGTAAGGCTTCCAGAGTCAACATCACCATCTGCAAAGGCATTCAGATTTATATCGCTGCTCACTTTCCGTTGCCCAAATTCTTTTATCATCCTGAACAAGCAGAGATGCGTTGAACATGGCCTGGATTCACCCACACAGGTGTCTAGCAAACCCTTTTACCTCATAACTACGTACAGATGGGAAATAACTCGCACCAAAAATAACTTCCTCACTCAGATCAGTTCAGTTACAATGAGCAACAGGTTCCTTTAAACTGGAGAATTGATGAAtaggagagagtgtgagggacaGCTTtcagagaaacacagagggatCAGATAGTCTTTGATTCAATACTTGAAAGAGAATGGCCATTGAAAACAGTCACTATTATTGCCTTCTGTATACTTATTTCCTGATATGAGGGGATTTTCCATCTGGTTATAGAGAAAgtcttgttttttaaaatctcaACAATCCACCCACTATGTAGTTCTACTCATGTTTGGAAATGTGAAGTGTCCCCCACCCCAAGACCTATTATGCAATGAAGTTGAGGTCAATTAAGCAATCCACCCAGGATCTCCTCTGTGGCCAGTACAATGCACAATACACCCATACAGAGCTCCCAGATCAAACCGTGTGCACTAAAATTGTAGTAGTACCCCCTTTTAAATGATATTGTAAGGTAACATTTTAGATGAAGTTACTCTTATACCTGTGTAGTATTGCTGTAATCACACTAGTACACAACTGTTCTCAAAGGAAGGTAAACATATTCCAAACATGAGGATAAACAGCAAATCTGGTTCCTGCTTGCCTtgacagagtgaagagagagagacagagagagagagagagagagagagaaagagagaaagagagggagagagagacaatattatATTTTTCCTGTTATCAAAGTCAGCGGTTTCCAAGGTGTTTGAGTTGGCATGGGCTTTTGTCGGGAGTGGGCAGAATGTGCCACAGACCAATGAAAGGACAACATTCCACCACCACAGACAGGATCAGAGGTTTAAATTAATCAGCTGAGATCTGCCAACTCCGCTCGGCTCCTTTTGAAACATGACTCAGTAAGACAAGCTGATTTTgtttttcttcacattttttaAAAGTCAGATCAATGTCCTGCAAAGagctagcctggttccagattgGTTTGTGctgtctttccaaatcatatttttaaaaaaatgtaacctttatttaacaaggaaaGTCAGTCaaaaacaaattgttatttacaatgacagcctacagtggattaacggccttgttcaggggcagaacgacagatttttaccttctcagatttgggattcaatccagcaacctttcggttactggcgcaatgctctaaccactaggttacctgccacccctcctgTGGTCAACGCTAATGAGGAGACGTAGGAGGCGCTCCTCTAGGGAGTGGGCCACAAGG harbors:
- the LOC135548111 gene encoding lysyl oxidase homolog 1-like — protein: MMMLPLVVKSLVCVLLGFRWAQAQDQAVGQDVAATPWRQMIQWENNGRRFSLLNSGAEYVPAGAQEQERSHRVVVADSRPRIPRRPQGGNVRRQAPSRGGSATVRGQARHPFGFGQVPNNWRQGSVGTGSTNPRFRPSTGSSSSSSSSFSSSYNVPVQPYPQYPFPQQPYPLPYDPSVVEGAGRGYAEPPFQRATGGGYGAGGGGYGAGGGGYTGVGYGTGAGLAPVVPRSPQDYGEDGYRYYQSYGYGPNPAIPAVPAVPAVPARAAQPPISDGLDRRYTHSLYNGGEDPAAAPADTVPVAPDRTMGGAQPPVRSPQYEQFPPFGRPQVQPQPPFLPPAVPGRNPNTAVENPSVNVGSVYRPEQRGLPDLVPDPNYVQASTYIQRAHMYSLRCAAEEKCLASTAYSGETTDYDIRVLLRFPQRVKNQGTADFMPNRPRHTWEWHSCHQHYHSMDEFSHYDLLEVTTGRKVAEGHKASFCLEDTTCDFGHLKRYACTSHTQGLSPGCYDTYNADIDCQWIDITDIQPGNYILKLQVNPKYLILESDFTNNVVRCNIHYTGRFVTTTNCKISQS